One window of Toxotes jaculatrix isolate fToxJac2 chromosome 19, fToxJac2.pri, whole genome shotgun sequence genomic DNA carries:
- the slc30a2 gene encoding zinc transporter 2, giving the protein MDNNAANSEKSHLIHEKNAKMYSLKLQSSFPDSKEQYPDFPFKNGGMAGAIELKRPVGAHCHGTAKALVCEDSGDKLLAKKKLYIASAVCLVFMIGEVIGGYLAHSLAIMTDAAHLLTDFGSMMVSLFSLWISSRPPTKTMNFGWHRSEILGAFISVMSIWIVTGALVYLAIERIVRNDYEIDGHVMLVTSGCAVIVNIIMAYILHHSTTFHAHGSGYHHIDEDGQSPVAHGHAHTLLSGHGNTSVRAAFIHVVGDLLQSVGVMVAATIIYFRPEYKVADPICTFLFSVFVLCTTITILRDVFRILMEGSPKGIEFNSVKEVLLSVKAVKSMHCLHLWALTLGQALVSVHLAIEEGADPQSVLHEATDLLHTKFGFYSVTIQVELYSEDMSHCSHCQDPSE; this is encoded by the exons CTCCTTTCCAGACTCCAAAGAGCAGTATCCCGACTTTCCTTTTAAGAATGGAGGGATGGCCGGCGCCATCGAGCTGAAGCGACCCGTCGGCGCCCACTGCCACGGTACTGCCAAAGCCTTGGTGTGCGAGGACAGTGGGGACAAGCTGCTGGCCAAGAAGAAACTCTACATCGCCTCGGCCGTCTGCCTCGTCTTCATGATTGGCGAGGTTATAG GAGGCTACCTGGCTCACAGCCTGGCCATCATGACTGATGCCGCCCACCTCCTGACAGACTTTGGCAGTATGATGGTGAGCCTGTTCTCCCTGTGGATCTCCTCCAGACCGCCCACCAAAACCATGAACTTTGGCTGGCACAGATCAG AGATCCTCGGGGCATTCATCTCGGTCATGTCCATCTGGATCGTTACGGGGGCTCTGGTCTATTTAGCCATCGAAAGGATCGTACGCAACGACTATGAGATTGATGGCCATGTAATGTTAGTCACCTCCGGCTGTGCCGTCATCGTCAATATTAT CATGGCCTACATCCTCCATCACTCCACCACCTTCCACGCTCACGGCAGCGGTTACCACCACATTGACGAGGACGGTCAGAGTCCCGTCGCTCACGGCCACGCCCACACGCTCCTCAGCGGCCACGGCAACACGAGCGTCCGCGCCGCCTTCATCCACGTGGTCGGAGACCTGCTGCAGAGTGTCGGCGTCATGGTGGCAGCGACCATCATCTACTTTCGG cctGAGTACAAAGTTGCAGATCCCATCTGTACgttcctgttttctgtcttcgTCCTctgcaccaccatcaccatcctCAGAGATGTCTTCAGGATACTCATGGAAG GGTCTCCTAAAGGAATAGAGTTTAACTCGGTGAAGGAGGTGCTGCTGTCTGTGAAAGCCGTGAAGTCCATGCACTGTCTGCACCTCTGGGCTCTGACGCTGGGCCAGGCGCTGGTCTCTGTTCACCTGGCCATAG AGGAGGGTGCTGACCCCCAGTCTGTGCTGCACGAGGCCACCGATCTGCTCCACACCAAGTTTGGTTTCTACAGCGTCACCATCCAGGTAGAGCTCTACTCCGAAGACATGAGCCACTGCTCCCACTGCCAGGACCCCAGTGAGTGA